In the genome of Labrus bergylta chromosome 7, fLabBer1.1, whole genome shotgun sequence, the window TACGATCATCACACCGACAGAGAGCGAGAAAAAGAGGCCGGAGAGGAGGCGTCCGACAGCGGCTGAGAAGGAGAGGAAGCCGACCGCCACTACCATCTATGATCCTGTGCAATGCCAGATCGCTGAGAAACAAATTGGACGAACTCCGACTACTGTCAAAAGCCTGCTTTGAATACCGTGAGTCCTGCATAATGACTATTACTGAAACGTGGCTAACATCAGATGTACCAGAGCCTTTGGTCGAAATTGAAGGTTTCAGCCATATCCGCGCTGACAGAACTGAGGACTCCGGGAAGAGCAAAGGAGGCGGGCTCTGAGTGTATGTCAATGACAAGTGGTGCAGGCAGTACACAGTTCAGGGAACTGTCTGCAACAAGGACGTTGAACTACTGTGTGTTAGCCTAAGACCTTTCTACCTGCCCCGGGAGTTTGGAAATATTCTGATATGTTCAGTTTATGTTCCCCTGACGGTAACGCATCCAGGGCAGCTTCTGAAGTGGCGGACTGTGTACAAGAGCAGCTTCAACGCACACCAAACGCCCCCATCTTTATTATGGGAGATTTTAAACACTGTAATCTGAACACTGCACTTTTATATATATTGAACAATATATAAAATGCGACaccaggaagagaaaaacattggaCAAATGTTATGGAAATATCAAGGGTGCATATTCAGCTTCCGCAAAACCCCCTTTGGCAAATTCTGACCACAACACTATCCATCTGATCCACACTTACAAAACAGCTCTTAAGAGCAGTAAGCCTCTTGTTAAATCTGCCAATGTATGGACTAAAGAGAGTATTGACACATTGAAAGGCTGCTTCTTATGCACAGAATGGGACACTTTTTCTGAGGAGAATGATGTAgaccaggggtgcccaaccttttttgaaccaagatctacttttaaagttgccagtctgccgagatctaccagtccacatagtgagccgtagcctttaccgacagcctacaaacgcatttaatactcaaacaacaaacataaaataatatcagatataataaatgagagttccgtaaaaaataatgcaatatcgacatacttttttttttgtaaaactcttgttttagggtaggctacattttaatattacgtttgtatttatatcacatatgtttttcccttaattttgtttacaacaaacaactttaatctgtgtggagatgttcacagactacagcaggctgctgtgagatgatgttgcttttgttaaattagctgcagacacggtgagagtgaacggagtaaagtccatccgaccgtttgaccgggtcacgtgtgttcccgcctcggtccgtaaagatcacggatcaactgtgtgctgtagcactaaaagtaaaaagtaaaaaagttcgcggggtggctggcgctccagtgcaagtgtgtgtgtgtgtgtgtgtgtgtgtgcgtttgcgctgtatgttggtgtgtctcgtgccccgcgatgctcacagtcatgacagcagagaggagcagagaaaagtagctgcagcttcatcaaatgcgcttaatactcgtagcatagtttctatatatgacttttttggtaaaacatttacctccccggttttacctgcacgtccttgcgcatgcctgcactctctctcttgcgcgcgctctctctctctcgctcccccgctcgctctctcgctcgctctctcgtgCACGCAGCaaattcatgaataaatgaaaaattaaatacaaacaggtcggaagtatacttaggctcccaacacaggtatcgtgtgtgggaaacagtgcaatgagatgaaattgaaatcacttttctattttacaattgtattttatattgactaaacatctcgcgatcgactgagaatcagtcagcgatctacctgtcgatcgcgattgactgtttgggcacccctgatAGACTGTGTTACAGAAGTCACCACAGACTACATTAATTTCTGCATTGATTCTGTGATcctaaaaagacaataaaagtttACCCTAGCAGTAAACCTTACATCACAAAGGAGGTAAGAGACTGTATCAACGGGAAAAAACTTGCATTCAAGAATAAGGACCATCTACAACTAAGAGCAGTACAATCAGACTTAAACCAAAGACTGAGAgaggcaaaacaacaacacagggcAACACTGGAGGACAAtctacaaaacatgaaaaacaggaaattatgGGACTCTGTGAAAACTATGACCAACATGAAATCCACTAAAAAATCTTTATATGCTGGGGATGAATTATCCACAGCAAAtgaactgaacattttcttcaaAAGGTTTGATAAACAAGATTTCTCAGCAGAGTGTAGTAGTGTTTTGGAGAACATTCCCACTGCCGGGGCAGATTTTCAATTCGATTTTAATCGACCCCGAGGATGtggaaaatggttttaaaagtgTCACTGTCAACAAGGCCACAGGGCCAGATGGCATTTCTGCTTTCTTATTAAAGATGTGTGCAGAGGAACTAACACCTGCTTGGTGCCCCATCTTTCAGAGGTCAGTAGATACAAACACTGTACCAGCAATGTGGAAAAAGGCAGTCATCACACCTATCCCAAAAATTCCATGTCCTTAAGACTGTAATGATTTTAGACCAGTGGCTTTAACTCCTGTTGTAATGAAATGTATGGAAAAACTTATGGTGAGCAGGCTGAAGGCGGAGGTAGGCCCACAGCTAGACCCATACCAATTTGCATACAGACAGCATAGAGGTACTGATGACGCTCTCAATAGCTTAGTGCACATGGTCACCAAACATCTGGAGAATCCCAAGGCCTATGCTAGATtactgtttgttgattttagttCAGCGTTTAACACCTTGCAGCCTCACATTCTACTTAACACACTAAATCAGCTTAGGGTCATGATCCATTCATCATTAAATGGTATCATTCATTTCTCACTAACCGCACCcagcaagtcagagtgagcaGAACTGTGTCAGAGCTCACAACCATCAGCACCGGAGCGCCCCAGGGGTGTGTTAGCTCACGAGTGCTGTTCACTCTCTACACAAATCAGTGTACCAGCAACAGTGGAAACGTACATGTTGTTAAATTTTCCGATGACACGGCCATCCTGGGCCTTCTGCAAACAGACTCGGACATTCACACATATACATCAACAACCAGCAACTTTGTGCAGTGGTGTGACGAACACCATCTCCtcctcaacacaaaaaaaacaaatgagatgGTGTTCGACCCTCGGTCTCTTGGCGACCACTCACCAGTGGTCATCCATGATCACACCATAACACAAGTAGAGTCCTACAAATATCTTGGCATCCACATAGACAATAAACTAGTGTGGAAGTCCCAGGTGGAAGCTGTCTGCTCCAGAGTGCAGCAGAGGCTTCACTTTCTGAGAAGACTCAGGACCTTTGGTGTGTCCCGGGAAGTGCAGCTTCTCTTCTACCATGCAGCAGTAGAGAGCCTCCTACGATATGGTATCTCTGCATGGTTTGGAAATTTGATCGTTCAGTCAAAGGCCCAAATCAACAGACTCACAAAGACAGCCATGAAAATCATGGGAGTTCATCAGCACCCCAGCCTCCAAGACATCTTTCAACAAACCATAATCAGACaggcacaaaaaataatctcagaCCCATCTCATGTTCTTCACCCTGAGTACCATCTCCTCCCCTCAGGCCGACGATACAGAGTACTCCGAGGGAGGAACAACCATTTCAGAAATACCTTTGTTCCCTTGTCCATCAAAGCCCTCAACAGTACCTaagctgtaatgtgtgtgtatacgtgtgcatgtatgaggtggtgagtgtgtgtgaagatgtgtagaTGTACCTGCACTGTTATCACTTTTCATAactattacatatttatggttttagtaATTCACTCGTATGGCATTTTATGAttatttaactgacatgttttaccaacgaatgaatgtattttgttattttttgctactgcatcagagctctgtgaagtccaagacaaatttcccactgggacaataaagttaatcttaatctttcTACAGCAGTTGTACCTAAAGGCTAAAATGCACTCACAACCTAAGCTGTTGTAGGAGACTTCAAGTGTCTGTTTGTGGATAGCATTGTTCGTTATTAAGCATAGTATGACTAAGAGGAATAATGATTTTAAGGGTTATGAAATTATTAATCTGCTTACTGCTCTAAGTTAATACAGTTATCCCctcaggaggagacaaataactaatcaataaaaaatgtaatgttgataaaaacacttttacctGATTAAGtctaaaatgaaagagaagCTCCACAAATGAAGGACACACTTTAGAAAAGTTTCTATTGCTCTGTTGCATATTCCTGCTAAAGATGTCAGCAATTACAAAAAGTTCAAGGCACACACTGTTCAGACATCAAGATGTCCATGAGCAATATGTCTTAGTGTTTCTGCCTCCCTTTTTGTTAGCATTTTAAACATCTGATAACTGAAATCAGTGTTTGTGTCAAAGTAACAGTGGCTCTGTATCCTATGTctagttttaaatgtttacatgaaTTTGAGCTGAAGTCCTCATCAATAGTAAAGTCTATGAATTCAAAAACTTCTCTGTGCGTGTTGTACCCATCCTACAGTCGGATGGTAGTGGTaccatcttttcttcttctaatggAGCTACTGTATCTCATTCAGGTTTGGTCTCACAAAGAGTACCCTCTGATCCCTGTGGGCAAACTGGTGCTCAATAGGAACCCAATGAACTACTTTGCTGAGGTGGAGCAACTCGCCTTCGATCCCAGCAACATGCCACCAGGCATCGAGGCCAGCCCAGACAAGatgctgcaggtaaacacaactttctttcttttcatttgttatTCTTGACACATTTTCCAGTAATACTGAAtctaaaaaaagttatttcagcTAAACTGTTCCTGTAACTTCAAATAATAACTGTCTCTATGGTGTCCTGTTTAAGTGCATGTTCAGGCATCTTAATGAGGGCATTTGGTGACCCCCAAGACTTTATTGTCTCCCAGCAGGTCTTAGTCTGGACCCTAATCTTTTGAATAAATGACCAACGAgaaatcttgttttgtttttttaaagacagaccCTTCAGTTAAGTGATGCCCTGTTGATGTTCATCTCCTTTATCTTTGTCTAGGGCCGTCTCTTCTCCTACCCAGACACGCATCGACACCGGCTGGGAGCTAACTACCTGCAGCTCCCTGTCAACTGTCCATTCAGGACCCGTGTGACCAACTACCAGCGCGATGGTCCGATGTGCATGTTTGACAACCAAGGTGAGTCATAGTCCAACCTGTGTGTGACGCAATAACAGAGACAGACTCAAAGGCTTTACTGTTGAAGCTTTGTATGTAgcgcaaaaaataaatcttgtatAATCTACCTAATCTATCTTTTAGTCTGTATATATCAAAGGAGCATTGTAGTATTTGCAGCGATTGGGTTACTCACAGTGTGTCCAGGAAAGATGAGCCACCTTGTCTGAGACAAAGCACACCACGACAAACATCAAACCCGAGTGATGAAGTTAGAGTGAATTCAGTctataaaacacatcagtttaatACATTTGATCTCCCACTCACATCCAGTCATacaaatatttagttttctgaAAAGACTTGGTAAAATACAACAGGGCAAGACCAAGAGTTGCCCAACAGATGTCGCCATTGAGACTGTATGAAATGCAATAGGACTCATACTAATAGGAGGGTGTTTAAGAAGAATTGTAAGTTGCTCATCTAATTCAAACTGAGTTTAAAACTAACCACAGTCATCCATGCACACAGTCAATAAAGTTCTTTATTCTGTTCAGATTTTAACATAGCAGTTTGTTCTGTCTGGCTTCTAGGTGGAGCCCCAAACTACTATCCCAACAGCTTCAGTGCTCCTGACATCCAGCCTCAGTTTGTGGAGTCCAAGTTCAAGGTGTCTCCAGATGTGGGCCGTTACAACAGTGCAGATGAGGACAATGTCACACAGGTGGAGAAAACATCCTGATATTACAAGCACCAGCCGGTTTACACAAACTGATTTCACCACCAGGAtggttcttcttctctcctaaTTTCCTTTGCGCTTCCTGCCCTGTACCAAACAGACACAGCTAACAGCTTCAGAGCCCAACATAATAAGTCAGTGTTATGTCTAACAGGTTCCTCCTCTTCCACAAGTCACCATGGACATAAGTCAATATGGttttcaaataaagactgaaatgaaaatcaaTAATAATGAATCATTGTAGAGCAAAACAAGTGAACTAATCTACACATgaactgtatgtgtgttactACTCTAAGGTAACCAGGATCGTGACAAGGCTAGAGATGattggctttattttgaagCTATCCTGTCTGTATGAAGTGGACTGAAATGGATATCATTTTGATTCAATCTACTCTTACcaggtttttaatgtgtgttttcaaattTGAATTGCAGGTTCGGACCTTCTACACCGAGGTGTTAAATGAGGAGGAGCGGGAGAGGCTTTGCAGTAACATGGCTGGTGCCCTGAAAAGAGCCCAGCTCTTCATCCAAAAGCGCATGGTGAGTCCTCACTGCATTATTATCCACACAGTCTCTGTCACCTGGACATGCTTGATGCTGTCATGCTTCTACTAAGAGTTGTTCAAATATAATACTTCCACTGTTTAAATCAAATGACATGttctttaacatgtttattgcCCCGTagcaggaaacatttaaaaaataaaatactgatgGCTTTATGAACGAGCGTGCTTAAACCACAGGATGTGGCTCTCTGGAAACCAAACACTGTGCTCATGAAGCTTGGTGTCTGTATGTGGGTTTAGGCAGAGGCGATGAAATTAAAATCTCACAATTCATGCACCAGGCAGTTCTAAAGTGTTCTTCAAACaatcaaagaaaatgtgatcaTGTATACagtgtgaaatgaaacagaacagaaatgttACTTAAATCTTGCTCAAAGGGAACAGTTACTAAAGAAGACTTAAGAGGTCCGGTTAGTAGTTTATTTTGGGATTAAgcatttattgtttaaaaaaaggcgtAAGATTTGGACGAGTTTATAATGGTAACTTTAGTTGTTTTCCTATTACCTTGGACGACATAGGTCGTCATGGTTATTAAACTGGTGAAtgcactgacttgtttttttaacaagttgtcAGGGAACAGTGATTTGTACTGATCCTGACTTCTACAATGATTGCATAATGATATGAATGAGTCTGAGGGCTTCTTAATGGTTGATTTGCTAACTTTTACATAAAGACTTTtaagtcatcttttttttgttcatacaTTTTCTCAGTGATGTCAGATACCATGGATTATTCAGGTTCATTAAGAATCTGAAGGCCCTTACTCATCACTGCACCTGGCACTATATGCTTGTGTCAGCTTCCCTGCATTGTCATGTTGACTAAATCACTGGCATTTCCTGGTTTATGAGCTATTTCTTAACTTTCTTCCTTcttatgtatgtcattttgttcatttgaataatGCTGGAAGCTACACTCCTCACCCTGTTTTTCATATCTGTCTCCAAAGTGCCTCTTTACATGAGAATACAGGAGTTATAGGTAGGCTGCCCTATTTggcttagggcgcactcacacgagcaaagttgtcccgtactgtgcttaagcacggttgccccccctccccattacCCCGCTGGCCtgctctcacactgctccaggactaaccgggcccgAGCACGGCTACCTCTTGCACATAaggtcgtaatacaacacatgcatggctttacttaataatgaagcgtgctcagtttacaagacaggcttACTcgaggaaataaataaagacacatgGTCGATTCTGCGTCCATACATCGGGGAACTTTAGcggtgaagcgtgcttgggcacggcacagattgcctagtgtgagtgcgcccttagaaTCTGCTACAGGAGGATTTGGATGTGGGGGACCTTGTCCCTTCAGACCTTTGAAAAAGGAGTTTGAAGGCGTTGGAGGAAGTTGCATCAGGTTATAGACACTTTGAAATGGCTAAATTCAATAGCTAATCAActtgaatcacatttttatgtttgaaatgtctttatttagcgATTCAAAACCGTATTTGTCAtactttcatttttataaatagACTTTTATGTTGTACTGTTTAAGCTCTTGTgctgtacttcctgtttgaaagagaaatcctgcttttatttgagAAGAAAACCGTAACAAAAGGAAGTGTTTGATGTGACACAGTGGACATTAAATGTGAATCGTTAACTGTAGTGACTTATCTATGGTACGCTGAAAGGGACATAAAACTGCAAACAAATTAATGCTATTAAACCAATATAAGCGTTCATTTTGACCTCGCAATTGACCTGGTTTCATTTCCGGGCGTCACCCATCCTCAACTGTCAACAAGTGACCACAAAACTGTGGCTTCTGGTCACACTGTGGAAATCTTTCACAGAGAAGAACACGCTCTCTGTTTTACTGTGGTCAGGTCTGGTTTCATGTTTCCAAGCAAGATTGCAACTCTAAAACTTTGAGAAACCAAAACTGATCACTGCATCTGCCATCTTCCTCtcagtgttttttaataaacataaataaataattgagtAAGTCAAATCACAATAAGGTATTCTATCTTCCAAAAGAATCATCATATCTGGACTGTTTGACAAAAGACATTTGATCAGACTCTGATTGttaaaagtataaagaaaaTCTTTTCAGGGCCTTAATATCATATTATCTGTTTTCTCCTGCAGGTTGAGAACTTGAAGGCTGTCCATCCAGATTATGGAAACCGGGTTCAGAATCTTCTCAACAAGTTCAATAATGAGGCCCAGCAGGTAAATAGTACCTGTCTGATTGATTCTTGGCGAGTAGTTTTGATATGTTTATAAAACTTGAAGCAAACATTCAGGCAGGAATCTGAATGACTGAGGGGATTCCCTGGGCGCTGTTTCTTTAGTGTCATCAtgactttgacattttggaaGTGTCCTGACTATTGTTTTCAGCTATTCCAGCAGGTCCACATTTAAATTTCATGGTTTTCCTCAACAGCTGTTCTGTGGGGAGCAAATGTTTGCATATGAATGGATTTCTTTACTTCATTTTATCAGAGCAGTTGATGAATTATTTACTGtctgcatacaaaaaaaaagaattgcgTAGAAAGTTTCTGACATGAATGATCTACCCTAGCTTAAAATATCAAGGCAACTATCGTAGGGCTGCTTGATTATGGCAAAAATCATAatcacgataaaaaaaaaatatatagatatatatatatatgaatttgtgattctatatatatatatatatatatatatgaatttGTGATTCTGATTCAGTGTTAAGGCCAGCAGAGAAGGCCTTACTGGCACTGACTGCCAACCTCTGACAAGGGCTGACATGAGGCGGCTCAGATGTAGAGTCGgccgtctctcaactggaaggttgagggttcaatccccagctcctgcagaaacatgtctgatgtgtccttgggcaggaatgaattgctcccgctgcttcatgtgtggcgtatgaatgtgtgtgaatgggattaggtacttctgatggacacttgacatagcagcctctgacatcagtgtgtgaatgtgtgggtgtgacatgcagtgtaaaagcactttgtgtagtcagaagactagaaaaaagcATTATACAAGTGAATTTACCATTTTCAGTCTTCAGTATTTGAGCTCATATTGTATACAGATGTTTATAGATCAAGGATAACATTCAGCCTGCTCACGAGGACAAGGATGTTAAACAGAAATGAAAGTTATTCCATGACAGACATTGGGCACATTAATTGTCAGAACATttggatatactgtatatatttt includes:
- the LOC109979187 gene encoding catalase-like, with amino-acid sequence MNYFAEVEQLAFDPSNMPPGIEASPDKMLQGRLFSYPDTHRHRLGANYLQLPVNCPFRTRVTNYQRDGPMCMFDNQGGAPNYYPNSFSAPDIQPQFVESKFKVSPDVGRYNSADEDNVTQVRTFYTEVLNEEERERLCSNMAGALKGAQLFIQKRMVENLKAVHPDYGNRVQNLLNKFNNEAQQNTPVHVYSRPGVSAVAASSKM